In one window of Cupriavidus necator N-1 DNA:
- a CDS encoding methyltransferase, protein MSDLPRIHWTEDGVERSAAWRSEAGLPPPRRVVIADDTTSADTAYRLACEGTALLWRGDFQNARQLLHALARRTERKPKKASRPGQKAKDKAKGGAASPIEAFNLHRLAQSQRARTLGMLLLPFEASHEVPLRRAPDVRDACDQVYGPASEPYVASMRELLGMIGAYEWRKKGVEIPALEDRIHPWYGVFSPVRGEYVDLVAAEPLPAKTLAFDIGTGTGVLAAVLARRGVQRVVATDQDPRALACARENIAQLGYAREVEIVQADLFPEGRAPLVVCNPPWVPARPSSPVERAVYDPDSTMLRGFLQGLADHLAPGGEGWLLLSDLAEHLGLRPREELMGWIDAAGLKVLGRSDIRPRHPRATDAADPLHAARSAEVTTLWRLGVR, encoded by the coding sequence GTGAGCGACCTGCCCCGCATTCACTGGACTGAGGACGGCGTCGAGCGCAGCGCCGCCTGGCGCTCTGAAGCCGGCCTGCCGCCGCCGCGCCGCGTGGTCATCGCCGACGACACCACCAGCGCCGACACCGCCTACCGCCTGGCCTGCGAAGGCACCGCGCTGCTGTGGCGAGGCGACTTCCAGAACGCGCGCCAGCTGCTGCACGCGCTGGCCCGCCGCACCGAGCGCAAGCCCAAGAAGGCCAGCCGCCCCGGCCAGAAAGCCAAGGACAAGGCCAAGGGCGGGGCCGCTTCGCCAATCGAGGCCTTCAACCTGCACCGTCTGGCCCAGTCGCAGCGCGCCCGCACGCTGGGCATGCTGCTGCTGCCGTTCGAGGCCAGCCACGAGGTGCCGCTGCGCCGCGCGCCGGATGTGCGCGACGCCTGCGATCAGGTCTATGGCCCGGCCAGCGAGCCCTACGTGGCGTCGATGCGCGAGCTGCTGGGCATGATCGGCGCCTATGAATGGCGCAAGAAGGGCGTGGAGATCCCGGCGCTGGAAGACCGCATCCACCCCTGGTACGGCGTGTTCTCGCCGGTGCGCGGCGAGTATGTCGACCTGGTCGCTGCCGAGCCGCTGCCGGCCAAGACCCTCGCCTTCGATATCGGCACCGGCACCGGCGTGCTGGCCGCAGTGCTGGCCCGCCGCGGCGTGCAGCGCGTGGTCGCCACCGACCAGGACCCGCGCGCGCTGGCTTGCGCGCGAGAGAACATCGCCCAGCTTGGCTACGCCCGGGAGGTCGAGATCGTCCAGGCCGACCTGTTCCCCGAGGGCCGGGCGCCGCTAGTGGTGTGCAACCCGCCCTGGGTGCCGGCCCGGCCCAGCTCGCCGGTCGAGCGCGCGGTCTACGACCCGGACAGCACCATGCTGCGTGGCTTCTTGCAGGGGCTGGCCGACCACCTGGCGCCGGGCGGCGAAGGCTGGCTGCTGCTGTCGGACCTGGCCGAGCATCTCGGCCTGCGCCCGCGCGAGGAACTGATGGGCTGGATCGACGCCGCCGGGCTGAAGGTGCTGGGCCGCTCCGATATCCGCCCGCGCCACCCGCGTGCGACGGATGCCGCCGACCCGCTGCACGCGGCGCGCTCCGCCGAGGTAACCACGCTCTGGCGCCTGGGCGTGCGCTGA
- a CDS encoding ABC transporter substrate-binding protein, protein MLTLPLRPLLLAGALLFTSAAHADIRVGIDVSTTGPAASIGIPSKNTVLMWPQTLGGQKAHYVILDDGTDPAAAVRNVRKLISEEKVDVIVGPNITPTAIAALDAVAEGETPMVALAASASIVEPQTDAKRRWAFKMPQNDSHMATVLTEYMSNHGVRTVGFIGFADAYGESWWREFSKLAEVRKIKVVANERFSRNDTSVTGQVLKLLAANPDAILIAGAGTPSVLPQKTLGERGYKGKVYQTHGIATWDFLRMGGKDVEGTLFPTGPVVVARQLPESHPVRKVALDFVNRYESKYGADSVTQFAGDAWGAWMLLDDAARRALKSGAQPGTREFRAAMRDALEATTNLTIPNGVMNLNPKDHQGFDQRSRVMGVIRNGKFAYAGDK, encoded by the coding sequence ATGCTGACACTGCCCTTGCGCCCCCTGCTGCTGGCCGGCGCCCTGCTCTTCACCAGCGCCGCGCATGCCGACATCCGCGTCGGCATCGATGTGTCCACCACCGGTCCGGCGGCCTCGATCGGCATCCCCTCCAAGAACACCGTGCTGATGTGGCCGCAGACGCTGGGCGGCCAGAAGGCGCACTACGTGATCCTGGATGACGGCACCGACCCGGCCGCGGCGGTGCGCAACGTGCGCAAGCTGATCTCCGAGGAAAAGGTCGACGTGATCGTCGGCCCCAACATCACCCCCACCGCCATCGCCGCGCTCGACGCCGTGGCCGAAGGCGAGACCCCGATGGTGGCACTGGCCGCCTCGGCCTCCATTGTCGAGCCGCAGACCGACGCCAAGCGCCGCTGGGCCTTCAAGATGCCGCAGAACGACTCGCACATGGCGACCGTGCTGACCGAGTACATGAGCAACCACGGCGTCAGGACCGTCGGCTTTATCGGCTTTGCCGACGCTTACGGCGAAAGCTGGTGGCGCGAATTCTCGAAGCTGGCCGAGGTGCGCAAGATCAAGGTGGTCGCCAACGAGCGCTTCTCGCGCAACGACACCTCGGTGACCGGGCAAGTGCTCAAGCTGCTGGCGGCCAACCCGGACGCGATCCTGATTGCCGGCGCCGGCACGCCGTCCGTACTGCCGCAGAAAACGCTGGGCGAGCGCGGCTACAAGGGCAAGGTCTACCAGACCCACGGCATCGCCACCTGGGACTTCCTACGCATGGGCGGCAAGGATGTGGAAGGCACGCTCTTCCCGACCGGGCCGGTGGTGGTCGCGCGCCAGCTGCCCGAGAGCCACCCAGTGCGCAAGGTGGCGCTGGACTTCGTCAACCGCTACGAAAGCAAGTACGGCGCCGACAGCGTCACGCAGTTTGCCGGCGACGCCTGGGGCGCGTGGATGCTGCTGGACGACGCCGCCCGCCGCGCGCTGAAGAGCGGCGCCCAGCCCGGCACGCGCGAATTCCGCGCCGCCATGCGCGACGCGCTGGAAGCCACCACCAATCTCACCATCCCCAACGGCGTGATGAACCTGAACCCGAAAGACCACCAGGGCTTCGACCAGCGTTCGCGCGTGATGGGGGTGATCCGCAACGGCAAGTTCGCCTATGCGGGCGATAAGTAG
- a CDS encoding NAD(P)-dependent oxidoreductase produces the protein MRAISSPPYQERKHGMSTTLTPTTVAFIGLGAMGSHMVRHLLAAGHTVRAFVRRPEADEAARALGAEPFFTPAEAARGASVVFTNVTSSEDVREVLLGEQGVVHGAAPGTICVDHSTISPIVTREIAAALAARGIEALDCPVSGGTMGAEAGTLTIMVGGKPEMLERVSPLLRLLGKTITHIGDHGAGQVAKLCNQIAQVVNIEGIAEAMRFAAAQNVDTGRVFEAMATGMAGSRMLDLMGPKMVARNFAAGIEARLHDKDFGLARDIAEEIGLDLPAMQATSAQLRTLMANGWGKDDTSSLLRVLEG, from the coding sequence ATGCGGGCGATAAGTAGCCCGCCGTATCAAGAAAGGAAGCATGGCATGAGCACCACTCTCACCCCCACCACCGTCGCCTTCATCGGCCTGGGCGCCATGGGCTCGCACATGGTCCGCCACCTGCTGGCCGCCGGCCACACCGTGCGCGCCTTCGTGCGCCGCCCGGAAGCGGACGAGGCCGCGCGCGCGCTGGGGGCGGAACCCTTCTTCACCCCGGCCGAAGCGGCGCGCGGCGCCAGCGTCGTCTTCACCAACGTGACCTCGTCCGAAGACGTGCGCGAAGTGCTGCTGGGCGAGCAGGGCGTGGTCCACGGCGCGGCGCCGGGCACAATCTGCGTGGACCACAGCACCATCTCGCCGATCGTCACGCGCGAGATCGCCGCGGCGCTGGCCGCGCGCGGCATCGAAGCGCTGGACTGCCCGGTCTCTGGCGGCACCATGGGCGCCGAGGCGGGCACGCTGACCATCATGGTCGGCGGCAAGCCCGAGATGCTGGAGCGCGTGAGCCCGCTGCTGCGACTGCTGGGCAAGACCATCACCCATATCGGCGACCACGGCGCGGGCCAGGTTGCCAAGCTGTGCAACCAGATCGCGCAGGTGGTCAATATCGAAGGCATTGCCGAGGCCATGCGTTTTGCCGCCGCGCAGAATGTCGACACCGGCCGCGTGTTCGAGGCAATGGCGACCGGCATGGCCGGTAGCCGCATGCTCGACCTGATGGGTCCCAAGATGGTGGCGCGCAACTTCGCCGCCGGCATCGAGGCGCGGCTGCACGACAAGGACTTCGGGCTGGCGCGCGATATCGCCGAAGAAATCGGCCTGGACCTGCCCGC